One genomic window of Diospyros lotus cultivar Yz01 chromosome 8, ASM1463336v1, whole genome shotgun sequence includes the following:
- the LOC127807583 gene encoding protein EXORDIUM-like 7 has product MMKDAFSDRKTTTTSPSATAQSVAAAMQKPYSSYCRFLLLLLLSLGLSWPQNLQAQYPYYYHPDNNEGSSDLVRLEYHMGPVLASPIHLYIVWYGHWNPSHQSTIRDFLHSLSSPAPFPSVADWWRTVRLYTDQTGSNITHTISLSAEHHDASYSHGRYLSRLAIQSVIKTAVASTALPLNYRNGLYLVLTSWDVQVQDFCRAVCGFHYFTFPTIVGVTLPYAWVGYSGAQCPGMCAYPFAWPPKYYNSYSEANKKDHLGDSKVTIMGAPNGDAGVDGMISVIAHELAEVSSNPLVNAWYAGDDPTAPTEIADLCVGVYGSGAGGGYVGEVYKDYWGNGFNLNGVRGRRFMVQWVWSPLKSACFGPNAAVN; this is encoded by the coding sequence ATGATGAAAGACGCTTTCTCCGACCGTAAAACCACCACCACCAGCCCCAGTGCCACAGCGCAATCGGTGGCAGCGGCAATGCAGAAGCCATACTCATCATACTGCcgtttcctcctcctcctcctcctctctctgGGTCTTTCATGGCCCCAGAACCTGCAGGCGCAGTATCCCTACTACTACCATCCCGACAACAACGAAGGCTCCTCCGACCTCGTCCGCCTCGAATACCACATGGGTCCCGTCCTCGCCTCCCCCATCCACCTCTACATCGTCTGGTACGGCCACTGGAACCCCAGCCACCAGTCCACCATCCGCGACTTCCTCCACTCCCTCTCCTCCCCCGCCCCCTTCCCTTCCGTCGCCGACTGGTGGCGCACCGTCCGCCTCTATACCGACCAGACCGGCTCCAACATCACCCACACCATTTCCCTCTCCGCCGAGCACCACGACGCCTCCTACTCCCACGGCCGCTACCTCTCCCGCCTCGCCATCCAGTCCGTCATCAAAACCGCCGTCGCGTCCACCGCCCTGCCCCTCAATTACCGCAACGGGCTCTACTTAGTCCTCACCTCGTGGGACGTCCAGGTTCAGGACTTTTGCCGAGCAGTTTGCGGGTTCCACTACTTCACCTTCCCGACCATCGTCGGCGTCACCCTGCCCTACGCCTGGGTGGGCTACAGCGGCGCCCAGTGCCCCGGCATGTGCGCCTACCCCTTCGCCTGGCCGCCCAAGTACTACAATTCGTATTCAGAAGCCAACAAGAAGGACCACCTGGGAGACAGCAAAGTGACGATAATGGGGGCTCCGAATGGGGACGCGGGGGTGGACGGAATGATCAGCGTGATAGCGCACGAGCTGGCGGAGGTGTCGAGCAACCCGCTGGTGAACGCGTGGTACGCCGGGGACGACCCGACGGCGCCGACGGAGATAGCGGATCTGTGCGTGGGGGTGTACGGGAGCGGCGCTGGCGGGGGGTATGTCGGAGAAGTATATAAGGACTACTGGGGGAATGGTTTCAATCTGAATGGGGTGAGGGGGAGGAGGTTTATGGTGCAGTGGGTGTGGAGCCCTCTCAAGAGCGCCTGCTTTGGCCCCAACGCCGCCGTGAACTGA
- the LOC127807581 gene encoding pentatricopeptide repeat-containing protein At4g19890, with the protein MSLLHQLGRLHLQHHHRTVNVATCNALFFSSPQSTFNPRCTYCTCLDPDITSTNCTSSALAYSSSQSVVRRVCSLVCQSYCQQQNHFRRTRPSLNLLIEPGNLTPEQAISVVASLVDEAGSMVALSFFYWAIRFVEFRHFMRFYIVSCASLIANSNLERANEVIQCMVRNFAEIGKFKDAVSMVIEMQNQGLVPSTLTLNCVVRVAAEMGLLEIAENMFDEMSARGVPPDSSSFKLMVVAYCRTGRIAEADRWLSGMLASGFLVDNATCTLIISRFCENGYVNRALWLFGKMREMGFTPNIINFTSMIDGLCRRGSIKQAFELLEEMVRKGWKPNVYTHTTLIDSLCKMGWTEKAFRLFLKLVRSDNYKPNVYTYTAMISGYCREDKLNRAEMLLSRMEEQGLVPNTNTYTTLISGYCKVGNFDRAYEMMDQMGKKGFTPNICTYNTIVDGLCKKGRVQEAYKLLQISSKHGLQADIVTYNILISEHCNKAETRQALRLVCKMLKIGLTPDMHLYTTLIAAFGRQKKMTESEKIFDDSIKHGLIPTKETYTSMICGYCRVGDSSQAVILFQRMSEHGCVPDSFTYCALISGLCKDGKLDEAQRFYAVMIDKGLSPCEVTRVTLSYEYCKKDEASTAMAVLDRLDKKLWIRTVKTLVRKLCSERKIDMAALFLHKLIDKDQNLDHITLTAFTTACYDSNKYSHVSEISERISKGIG; encoded by the coding sequence ATGTCTCTTCTTCATCAACTTGGGCGACTTCACCTTCAACATCATCATCGCACTGTAAATGTGGCCACTTGCAATGCCCTCTTCTTCTCCAGTCCGCAATCAACCTTCAATCCCAGATGCACGTATTGCACTTGCCTTGATCCCGATATCACTTCAACCAACTGTACTTCATCGGCATTGGCATATTCGTCCTCTCAATCCGTTGTAAGAAGGGTCTGTTCCTTGGTTTGTCAATCTTACTGCCAACAGCAAAACCATTTCAGAAGAACACGGCCCAGTCTAAACCTGTTGATTGAGCCTGGAAATTTGACTCCTGAACAGGCCATTTCAGTTGTCGCTTCTCTCGTCGACGAGGCAGGTTCAATGGTGGCTTTGAGTTTCTTCTACTGGGCAATTCGGTTCGTGGAATTCAGGCATTTTATGCGGTTTTATATTGTTTCGTGCGCTTCGCTGATTGCGAATAGTAATTTGGAGAGAGCCAATGAAGTAATTCAGTGCATGGTTAGGAATTTTGCTGAAATTGGGAAGTTCAAGGATGCTGTCAGCATGGTGATTGAGATGCAAAACCAGGGCCTCGTGCCGAGCACTCTGACCTTGAATTGCGTTGTTAGGGTTGCTGCCGAAATGGGTTTGCTTGAGATTGCGGAGAACATGTTCGATGAAATGTCTGCGAGAGGAGTGCCGCCTGATTCTTCAAGTTTTAAGCTAATGGTTGTTGCGTATTGCAGGACGGGAAGAATTGCAGAAGCAGACAGGTGGTTGAGTGGAATGCTGGCTAGTGGCTTTCTTGTTGACAATGCAACCTGCACATTGATAATTAGCAGATTTTGTGAAAATGGTTATGTGAATAGAGCATTGTGGCTGTTCGGGAAGATGCGTGAGATGGGTTTCACTCCAAACATAATCAACTTTACCTCTATGATTGATGGATTGTGCAGGAGGGGTAGCATCAAGCAAGCATTTGAATTGTTAGAGGAAATGGTACGAAAAGGCTGGAAACCTAATGTATATACTCATACAACATTGATTGATAGCCTCTGTAAGATGGGGTGGACTGAGAAGGCATTTAGACTTTTCCTTAAGCTTGTTAGGAGTGACAATTACAAACCCAATGTGTACACATATACTGCAATGATCAGTGGTTACTGCAGAGAGGATAAGTTAAACCGGGCAGAGATGTTGTTGTCCAGAATGGAGGAACAGGGGCTAGTTCCTAACACCAACACATATACAACCCTCATTTCTGGGTACTGCAAAGTGGGGAATTTCGATCGAGCATATGAGATGATGGATCAAATGGGTAAAAAAGGTTTCACTCCCAATATTTGTACATACAACACAATTGTTGACGGATTATGTAAAAAGGGAAGGGTTCAAGAGGCTTATAAACTGCTGCAAATAAGCAGTAAACATGGATTACAAGCTGATATAGTCACGTATAACATACTCATTTCTGAGCACTGCAACAAGGCTGAAACGAGGCAGGCCTTGAGGCTTGTTTGTAAGATGCTCAAAATTGGCCTCACTCCTGATATGCATTTATACACCACATTAATTGCTGCCTTTGGCaggcaaaagaaaatgactgAAAGCGAGAAGATTTTTGATGATTCTATCAAGCATGGCTTGATTCCAACCAAAGAAACTTACACTTCCATGATATGCGGATACTGCAGAGTCGGAGATAGCAGCCAGGCTGTAATACTATTTCAGAGAATGAGTGAGCATGGTTGTGTACCCGATAGTTTTACTTATTGTGCTCTCATAAGCGGGCTTTGCAAAGACGGTAAATTGGATGAGGCTCAGAGATTTTATGCCGTCATGATAGACAAAGGACTTTCCCCGTGTGAAGTCACTCGGGTGACATTATCTTATGAGTATTGTAAGAAGGATGAAGCTTCCACTGCAATGGCTGTCTTGGACAGATTAGACAAAAAACTGTGGATCCGGACAGTTAAGACCTTGGTCAGGAAGCTTTGTAGTGAGAGGAAAATTGACATGGCTGCATTATTTCTCCACAAACTTATAGATAAAGATCAGAATTTGGATCATATAACTCTTACTGCATTCACTACTGCATGTTATGACAGCAACAAATATTCTCATGTTTCTGAAATCTCAGAAAGGATCTCCAAAGGAATTGGTTAA